The Candidatus Delongbacteria bacterium nucleotide sequence TGAGCCATACTACGTCAAATGGCATGTTCACACCTTGGGCAAGAGTGCTTGTTGCGAAGCACATGACCGCATGGCCTCCACGAATGAAATCCTCTATGAGAAAACGAACCTCGAGTGGAACAGATCCATGGTGAATGACGACTCCCTTTCTCAGTAGGGTTATCATGTCTGAACGATGCTCATTCTCGTTTGCACCGATGATGTCGACTATCCTACTTACAATTCTAAGAGCATCTGGCTCCTCAATTGGAGGCAGATCTGTAATGTGATCAGAGAAGTCTGTTAGATAGCTTCCATCATAGATTGATGCTTTAGATACGTAGACCAATATGGAATGCTGCGGGGAAAGACAGAATGTCGGGAAGTCACATTCGAACTGCACGCAGTTTTTCAGATGATGCCCGTTGGTCAAGTAAGGTGAGAAGCAGTAATCTCGGCCGTTCGAGTGTCTGAAGACGCAAATCCTACCGACAGATCCGTGATCATATGAATGAGCGTATCCCCTTTCGAAATCGATTTCATGTTTGCTGAATTGAGCCTCAGGGTTGATGACAAAGGGGTGGGCAAAAACCAACTTTGCACGCGGGAAGTGCTTGATGATCCTTCGAACCGTGACATCAAACAGTACACCCCGCGTATCATCTTCCGAGATTTGTGCTTCATCGAGAAAGAAGGTACCCACCGACTGCAACTCGCGAGATAGTCTGAACAGATCTTTCGTGCGTTCAGGGGTTAGGACGAAAATTCTGCGGGGTGCCCGAACTGTGAAAATTTGTTCAACAAAAGGACAAATCATCACATTTTTGTCGCTGCGAAAGCGATCTCTGAAAGCCCCCATGTACTCGGCGATCAGCGCTCGTGATGGCACAATGACAACGGCATCTTGCAGGTCCCGAGCTATATACTCGCGGACTGCGTAGGACTTCCCAGAACTTGTTGGCGCAGAGATTGATACATACTGCATCGAATCGATGGACCGGCTGACACTTGCCTGAATAGGTGTTAGACGCTTGCCATATTCTTGTTCATGGGTTCTTCCGAAACCAGACATAAGAAATGAATAGAGATTGTTGTCTTCTTGTACTTTGTGAAATAGTCCTAACGCCGCCAGAATTTGACCCTCGACTCTTGTGAAGGCAAGGGAGTGGTACCGTTTATAGTAGGCGAGCGCTTCAAGGTCAGTTAGTGAGGTTGGTCCTTCACGATGCAGTCTGTCCAACAAGACCGCCAACTCCGTCGTTACATTCACGCTTGCGAGTATAGATCTAAGCGCCATGGCTGACACCGACAACTATGATCGCATGAGAGTTGTTGACCCGGGCAACCTGACGTGCTTGCTCAACTGCATGTCGAAGTACATTGAGAGGTCGATGCGCGTCCAGCGAGAATGCAATAACGACCCCCCATGTGTCCCTATCAAGTTCATCCATTCCTTCTGGGGCAAGGAGTTGAAGATGAGGAGTGTCTCGAAGATGCTTCTCTTCTTCAATGAAGCGATCGATCTGTTCGATTGCGTCACTGTATGGATTGCTGTTTGAGGAGTACTTAGCTTCTCCGAAGTGGATGACGTGAGCTGGGCATATGGTGTGAAAGTCAAACCCTTCGTTCCCGCTGATCTGTGCCTTCCAAAGCTCCGCAATTGGGAGTGCCGTGTGGGAGAACACGAGTTCAATGGCCTTCGATGCGCCCATTGAAACCATCAACTCGCCGAACGCGCTGTTCACTTTATTCGTGTCTGCTGTCTGGCGAAACAGGTCAGCGAGGCGCGTTGCGGTTTCAGCCACTGTGTGCCGATATGCACGCTGCGATCTCGGATCCAAGTCCATGATCCAGGATGTGTCAAGGATGTCTCTAGTTAAGTACGTCGCCATTCTCTCGACGTCCGACACTTTGACATGGCAGATGAGAATGTGGGGCTGCCCGTGGTCTCCTTCGACAGCGGCCATCTCACAACCCATTTCCACTACAGGATTTATCGCCAGATACTGGTATCCGTCAGTCACGATCTCACCCGTTACGATTCTGGGTTAATCCTCTACCGAGCCACATTCAGTTTCACTCAATTCTGCGCCGCTTGATAATCATTGTCGGCCCATCGTGAGCTTCAACTGCGTTGTGCTTGCCATTGTGCCTAAACTCAAATGGCCATTGAATGCAAGTTCCGTGACAGACGTAGAGTCGGCTGCATACTGGCTTCGCTTCGGGTCCGATCTGTGTACAAAGTGTGCTTCACCCGCTCATGCGAACCCAACCGCCTTATTGCTCCAGTCCTCGACAGCAGCCTCAAGTATACACTTCGATTGTACATCTTCGAAATCTGAGTAGCTGGGCATCGTATCTCAGTTCCATTGCCTGTCGCTATGCGATGTCCATTGCCTTTTCATTGGAAAGATATTCAGAGGATAGCAAGTCGAAGGCTTGATTACCACTCAGAAATACTAAAGAATGCAGAATTGCTTTTTCAAGCACCATCGGCCTATGCACTATCACCAACAAGTCTTGACATGCCCTCTCGGACAGGAGATCGTATCCGCGAATCCATGAACTCGCGGGGACGAGCATGCCTTTTCTAACCGTCGAAGCTGCCCTCTTCCCTGAGCTGACCGCCCAAGGTGCCGGCGCGCCCCAGAGCGTCGTCCAGTACATCGGGAACAAGCGCAAGCTACTAGACTGGATCCGCGAGCAGATCCCCGAGGGCGTGAAGACCGTGGTCGATGCCTTCGCTGGCGGCGGAAGCGTGAGCTACATGCTCAAGCGCGAGGGCTTCGCCGTCCATTCCAACGACAGCCTGCACTGGCCCCATCACATCGCCCGGGCCGTGGTGGTCAACCAGAGCGAGATCGTGACGGACGAGGAGATTGAGGCCCTCTGTCAGCCCAACCCCAAGGCCGGCACCTTCGTCCGGGACAACTACGCCGGCAAGTTCTGGAAGCCCGAGATCCATGGCGTCATCGACGAGGTGCGCGAGAACGTTGACGCCCTGAAGGGCTATAAGCGCGACCTCGCCCTAGCCGCCCTGGGCGCTACCATGCTTTCGGCCCGCGGCTGGTTTCCCCAGTTCACCACCAGCAAGGTCAGCGAGGATGGATACTCGCCCGAGCAGTTCTACAAGCGTCTGGGCGAGGTCATTCGGCGTCTCAACTCCATGGTCTTGGAGGGGCCCGCCTGCACGGCCCAGCGCTTGGACGTGCGCGAGTTCTTGCCCAAAGTGGATGCAGATCTGGCTTACTTCGACCCCCCTTATGTGACTGAATTCAGCGCGGCCAACTACAGCGCCAACTACCACGTCGTCGACGCGGTGATGGTCAAGGGCGAGGGCCGCACTCCCAACGCCGACAGTGTCACACGGATGGAAAAGACCCAGGGCGACCTGACCAAGGCCAACATCCTGGAGTTCTTCCAAGAGGTCTTCGGGGCGTCCGAGCACATCCCCAACTGGCTCTTGTCCTACCGCGACCACAGCTACCCCAGCGAAGCCGAAATGCAGGAGCTCTTCGTGAAGGCCGGACGCGAGTTCCGGTTGGAGACGAAGGACTTCTCCTACGGCAGCCTGGCCGGCAAGCGGCGGAATGAAGAGCCGGCCAAGGCCAAGGAGTACCTGTTCGTGGGCACGGCCAAGACGGCCGAAGAGCCCGCGGAATCCAAGGAGGACGACGTGAGGGATAAGCCCCCGGTGGACGCGGCGGCCATAACCGCCCTGCAGGCGAGCGCGGCCAGCAACGCGCGCATGACCGCCCGCCTGGACGTGGGCCGCTTGGTGGCCGTGGCTGAGGAGGCCAAGGAAGGCGGCGAGGACCACGAGATCGCCTTCGTCCTGTGTCACGCCGGCACCAACAAGAACAGCGACCACTTCTCGGTGGAGGAACTGAAGGCGGCTGCACCCAGCGCGGCCGGGGTGAAGATCAACCTCAAGCATGGTCAGAAGGCCCAGGACATCGTGGGCAAGACCGAGTCAGCGGCCTTCGAGGACGTGGACAGCGGCCGGGTGGTCTGCGCCGGCAAGCTCTTCACGGGCAGCGATGACCTGGCGGCCAAGGCGCGCAAGCTAATCCACGAGGAACTCATCACCAAGGTCTCGATGGAGTGCGCCTACGAGAAGGGCGAATGCTCCGTCTGCGGGCACACCTTCGCGGCCGCGGCGGATCGCTGCGAGCACCTGAAGAAGCAGAAGGGTCAAAAGGTCGAGGGCAAGGACTGCTTCGAGATCCTCCACGGCGTGACCTTCACCGGCGCCGGCCTCCTGGAGGGCTACGAGCCCGCCGATCCCAAGGCCGACATCACCTCCATGGCCCAGGGCGAGGATGGCCGCTTGCGCGCCACCTCCTTCTACGGCGACATGGGCGCACGCCCCGAGAGCGTCAAGCAGGTCCTCATCCAGCAGGAAATCCAGGACGACCTGTGGCGGACGCAGGACGCCTTCCGCATGGTCGTGGGCGGCCTCGTGGGAGAGTGTGCCGCGGGAAAGGCCACGCTGGACGACACCAGCACGAAGATCCGCCAGGCCGCCACCGACACGGCGGATCGCGTGATCCAGATCCTCACGAGCATCAGCAAGGAGACAGACGACATGAAGGACCCGAATGCCCAGGCGGCCAGCCAGAAGCCGCTGAAGGAGATGACCCAGGCCGAGCTCCTGCAGATTGCGGAGCAGCTCATCACCCAGAACGAGGAGCTGACCGGCAAGGTTCAGGCGGCCGAGGACGAGAAGGCCAAAAGCGCGGCCAAGCAGGCGGCTGAGGCCCTGGTGGTTCTGATGGAGAAGAAAGGCCGGGCCTTCGCCGATGCCGCCGCGCGCCAGGCGGAGGTTGAGCGGCTGGCCGGTCTGTCCGACGAGGCCCGCAAGGCCGTGGAGGACAGCTGGAAGGACATGCCCGACAAGCCCGGCACGCCCGAGAAGTCCGGTGCGCCCGACAAGGAGGCCGCAGAGCCTACCGAGGAGGAGAAGGCGGCTGCGGCTGCGGCCGGTGGTGCCGGCAGTGCCAGCGCTGCAGGCAAAGGTGCGCTGCGCGCCAACGCAAGCCTGGCGCCCTCCACGGGCGGCGACCCGGCCCCCCAGGGATTGACGGAGAAGCTCGGCGCGGGCCTGTCCGCCCTCCACGAGCGCCGCCTGGCCCGCGAGCGGGGCGAGCTCGCGGAGTAGAAATCATCACCACCCGGTGGTGCCGGGTGATCCAGTCACAAGGAGAGCAGCATGTACAACAACTCCCATCCCGGCATCGAGTTCGGCGACGGCGTCCTCAAGGGGCCGGGCACGCCGGGTCAGGTGCTGAAGAGCGTCGGCAACAACGAGTTCTCGGTGGTGTCGGCCGCCGGGGACACGCCGGCGGGCATCCTCAAGCGCGCGGACAAGGACTGCAGCGCCCAGGGCGCCACGGAGACCACGCCCTGCGTGGTGGACACGGGGGCCTTCGTCTTCCAGACGGACCAGTTCTCGGGCACGCCGGCGGCGGGCAACAACCTCACGTTCGACACCACCACGGCCAAGCTGAAGGTGGCGGTGGCGACGAACAAGATCGTGGGCCGCGTGCTCTCCGTGGATGGCTCGGAGATCAGCGTCCTCTGGACCAACCACGGCCTGGTGGCCTAACCCGCCATCCTGAGACAAGGAGAGCACACGTGAAGAAGCATGCCACGATGAGCGAGGCCGAGCTGCAGGCCCTGGCGAACCTGGTGCAGCAGGCCACGCGCACGGAGAACGGCCTCTATGCGCTGGCCGAGGCCGTGGGCCCGGTCATCCGGATGGAGATCGAGCGCAAGAACATCGTCCCCCTCATCCTGACCGAGCACACCCTGTCGCCCGGGCAGGATGCCAAGCACACCAAGCGACGCACCCTGCAGGCCCATTACATCGGCGTGGGCGGCCAGCCGCACCGCCAGGAGGTCAACAACGACCAGGAGGTAATCTTCCCGGTCTTCCGCCTCCATGCCAAGCCCATGGTGGACGTGACCGATCTGAAGAGCGGCAACCTGGGCAAGATCGAGGAGATGCAGACCGACGCGGCCCAGGCCATCCGCAACAAGCTGAACGCCAAGCTGGTGGCGCTCCTCTCGGCCGCGGCGGCCACGCTGCCGGCCAGCAACGTCGTGACCATCACGGGCGGCAAGCTTACCGACACAGGGCTCGGTGATCTGATCAGCAAGATCAATGACCTGGAGCTGAACGCCCGCTACATCCTCCTGCGCGGCAGCCGCCTCATCGACCTGAAAGACTTCAACCTGGACCCCGAGTCCCGGCGCGAGTTCATCGAGAAGGGCGTCCTCAACCGTTTCGGCGGGGCGGGCCTCGTCAACACGGCCTCGATGAGCAAGACCGAGGTCATCGTCATCCCTGACATGGAGGTCGGCAAGTACGATGTCCGCACGCCACTGACGGTGGACCCGCAGAAGACCGACTTCAAGGTGGGCTTCCTGACCTACCACGAGTGCGCGATGGGCATCACGCGCCCCGACCTGATTTTCAAGGCGGTCATCACCGCGTAACCCAACGGATCAGACAGCCGGCCGGGGATCCCTCCGGCCGGTGCTCTCTCCTGAGGAGGACCCATGTATCACGTGCTAGGTAAGGAAACGACGGTGACCATCGGAGAGCGGGTCTTCAGCCCCGTCCAGGCGACGACCTTCGCCGAGGAACTGCCGGCTGAAGTGGCGGAGCGCGCCGACCTGCTCCTCATCGAGGAGGTGCCGGATGAACAGCCTGCAATGGTTCTGGGGGGTCTGTCGGCCACCGGCACGCTGCAGACGGGCGCCGGTGAGGCTGGCGGGGCCGGCACGGACGCCACGGTCGCCACGGAAGGTGAGGGCACGGCGCCGGACCCATCTCTCCTGACGGATGAGGCCCTCACGAACGGCGTGGCCCTCATCACCGTGAGTGATGACGACGAGGACACGGGTGGCCAGGGCATGGCGCCGGATCCCTTCGCGGACCCGACCGAAGGCCCGGCCGCATCGGCAGGCCAGACCCACGGTCCGGCACCCAAAGACGCACCCGCGGGCAAGGGCGGCCG carries:
- a CDS encoding HK97-fold major capsid protein, giving the protein MKKHATMSEAELQALANLVQQATRTENGLYALAEAVGPVIRMEIERKNIVPLILTEHTLSPGQDAKHTKRRTLQAHYIGVGGQPHRQEVNNDQEVIFPVFRLHAKPMVDVTDLKSGNLGKIEEMQTDAAQAIRNKLNAKLVALLSAAAATLPASNVVTITGGKLTDTGLGDLISKINDLELNARYILLRGSRLIDLKDFNLDPESRREFIEKGVLNRFGGAGLVNTASMSKTEVIVIPDMEVGKYDVRTPLTVDPQKTDFKVGFLTYHECAMGITRPDLIFKAVITA
- a CDS encoding DEAD/DEAH box helicase: MDRLHREGPTSLTDLEALAYYKRYHSLAFTRVEGQILAALGLFHKVQEDNNLYSFLMSGFGRTHEQEYGKRLTPIQASVSRSIDSMQYVSISAPTSSGKSYAVREYIARDLQDAVVIVPSRALIAEYMGAFRDRFRSDKNVMICPFVEQIFTVRAPRRIFVLTPERTKDLFRLSRELQSVGTFFLDEAQISEDDTRGVLFDVTVRRIIKHFPRAKLVFAHPFVINPEAQFSKHEIDFERGYAHSYDHGSVGRICVFRHSNGRDYCFSPYLTNGHHLKNCVQFECDFPTFCLSPQHSILVYVSKASIYDGSYLTDFSDHITDLPPIEEPDALRIVSRIVDIIGANENEHRSDMITLLRKGVVIHHGSVPLEVRFLIEDFIRGGHAVMCFATSTLAQGVNMPFDVVWLKNPWLPGREKERALAFKNLIGRAGRLTSGSEFDFGYVYTTNPKLFIDRMNFPLRLDEASIIETGDYSEDSDTGEYLNSIRENTFDEDKNLPMSRVERLSTAIVLESASQILDSVFADARGIRASIGGEDKAEIRHNVCDCYRKIYEAALGRCLVEGEVAVFSQAIQIFLHTIQGRAFKEIVGIRYSHISRRNLGRQGQAEFSQAASQLPNKTLVRRFPLFVEGTPANVVSYDAVLFDTYDYLDQVISFCLSDTFVAAFKIYSERTIDDRADRMIELLKYGTNNAKHILLMRYGFAPDRIEEIAEYVDSITVENIVFRNAISEAPDHVREIIEWYLPE
- a CDS encoding DNA adenine methylase; translation: MPFLTVEAALFPELTAQGAGAPQSVVQYIGNKRKLLDWIREQIPEGVKTVVDAFAGGGSVSYMLKREGFAVHSNDSLHWPHHIARAVVVNQSEIVTDEEIEALCQPNPKAGTFVRDNYAGKFWKPEIHGVIDEVRENVDALKGYKRDLALAALGATMLSARGWFPQFTTSKVSEDGYSPEQFYKRLGEVIRRLNSMVLEGPACTAQRLDVREFLPKVDADLAYFDPPYVTEFSAANYSANYHVVDAVMVKGEGRTPNADSVTRMEKTQGDLTKANILEFFQEVFGASEHIPNWLLSYRDHSYPSEAEMQELFVKAGREFRLETKDFSYGSLAGKRRNEEPAKAKEYLFVGTAKTAEEPAESKEDDVRDKPPVDAAAITALQASAASNARMTARLDVGRLVAVAEEAKEGGEDHEIAFVLCHAGTNKNSDHFSVEELKAAAPSAAGVKINLKHGQKAQDIVGKTESAAFEDVDSGRVVCAGKLFTGSDDLAAKARKLIHEELITKVSMECAYEKGECSVCGHTFAAAADRCEHLKKQKGQKVEGKDCFEILHGVTFTGAGLLEGYEPADPKADITSMAQGEDGRLRATSFYGDMGARPESVKQVLIQQEIQDDLWRTQDAFRMVVGGLVGECAAGKATLDDTSTKIRQAATDTADRVIQILTSISKETDDMKDPNAQAASQKPLKEMTQAELLQIAEQLITQNEELTGKVQAAEDEKAKSAAKQAAEALVVLMEKKGRAFADAAARQAEVERLAGLSDEARKAVEDSWKDMPDKPGTPEKSGAPDKEAAEPTEEEKAAAAAAGGAGSASAAGKGALRANASLAPSTGGDPAPQGLTEKLGAGLSALHERRLARERGELAE